The DNA segment AAAGACGCCCGCAGGCGGCTGCGCGCGCTGGGCGACGAAGCGGGCGCTCTGGTGGAAGGCATTCACCGGAGGGGCTGCGAGCTGAAGGACGTGGAGCTGGGGCTGGTGGACTTCCCCGCACTCCTGGACGGGCGGGAGGTGCTCCTCTGCTGGCGGATGGACGAGGACGAGGTGCGTCACTACCACGACCCTGCCGCGGGCTACGCCGGGCGGAAGCCGCTGCCGCCGGCTCCCGGTTCAGAGCCCTCCCGAGGCGGCTGACATGGCCGGCGCCGTGAGCCGGCTGGCTTCCAACCAGGAGAAGGGGCCGGTGGTGCGGATCTACACCGATGGGGCCTGCTCGGGCAACCCCGGCCCGGGGGGGTGGGCGGCCGTCCTCCTCTACGGGCAGAAGGTGAAGGAGCTCTCGGGGTTCGAGGCCGAGACCACCAACCAGCGCATGGAGCTGCGGGCCGCCGTGGAGGCCCTGAGCGCCCTGACCCGGCCGTGCCGGGTGGACCTCTACTCGGACTCGGCCTACCTGGTGAACGCCTTCCGGCAGGGGTGGGTGGAGCGCTGGCTCGCGAACGGGTGGCGCACGGCCCGCAAGGAGCCCGTGGAGAACCAGGACCTCTGGCACCGGCTGGTGGAGCTGACGGGGCGGCACCGGGTCCAGTGGCTGAAGGTGCGGGGCCACGCCCAGGTGCCGTGGAACGAGCGGTGTGACCAGCTTGCCCGCCAGGCCATCCGGACGGGGGTCCGCGGCGCCCCGGAAGGAGAATGATCCTTCCGGCCCGAACTCTTCCGAAGAACCCAGCACAACAGGCCAGTTGAGAACGCTTGCCACCTGGAGGGAGAAGGGTGGGCCCCCCCAAAGGCAGGGTCGTGAAGGTCCTGGCCGTCCTGGTCCTCTTTGCCTGGATCGCCCGGGTCGAGGCCGCGGTGCAACCTCTGCGCCCGGACGAGGTGCCCGAGGCGCTGGCGCGCGTCGCGCACGCGAACCGGATCTACGATCGGGACATGACGGTGCGCCAGGAGTACGACGTGCGGGCGCTGTTGATGCGCTGGCAGTTCACCGGGACCGTCCGCAAGGAGGGCGCCGAGGCACACGTGGAGCTGCAGGGGGCTCCGTCCTTCTTCCCCGAGGACCTGTCGACGACGCTCTTCGACGTCGCCCAGTGGCTGGAGACGTTCGACGTCGAGTACCAGGGCCTGGAGGCGGTGGAGGGGCGCACGCACCACGTCTTTCGCGGCGAGCCCCGGCGCGACGATGGGAGCTCGACCCGATGGGGAACCATTTGGGTAGACCCCGAGACCTTCCTGATCGACCGCATCCTGGTCCAGTACTGGTGGGGCCGGGTTACCATCCAGCAGGGCTTTCGGACGGAAGGAGAGTACGTGCTCCTCGACCGCCAGAGCGCACGCATCGACCCGCTGGGCATCCGGGCCGAGGTGCGGTGGAAAGACTACCGCTTCGTCGATCGCCGCTAGGGCCGAGGGCACGGTCTGAAGCGAGGACTGGTATCCCATGAGGATGGAGAGTGAGACCTACCGTATGGCGGTCTCCAGGCATTTCGACGCGCTGCGGGAGAAAGACGACGGCCGCGACGAGGAACAGCAGGCTCTGGAGCGCATGGCGCTCGAGCCCCGGCAGACGCGCGAGTTCCTCAAGAACCTGGACGGGCAGCCGCCCGAGGTTCAGCGCCACTTCTACGCGTACCTGCTCGCACGCGGCAAGACCGACGCCTTCTTCGCGGACATGGAGCGGCACCTGCGCCACCGCTTCTACGAGGCGCGGGAGGAGATCAAGGCGGTGCTCGCGACCCTCACCCAGGAACCGGAGGTCCTCCCCGGTCTCTTCCGTCTCATCCGGCAGACGGACGAGGGGTGGCTCGCCGGCGAGCTGATCCACCTCTGCCTCTCCTTCGCCCCCGAGCACCTCGCGGGCGCGGTGGAGCAGGCGCTGGGCTCGCGGGACTACCTGCTCCAGTGCCTGGGCATCTACCTGGCCGGCCAGTCGGCCGATCCCCTCCTGGCCGACGTGCTCATCGGTTTCTACCGGAAGCCCGAGGGGGAGAAGCTGGACCGACTGGAGAGCAAGAGCCGAGACGCCCTCCTGGAGGCATCGGCCAAGCTGCCGCCGAGCGTGCTCAGGGGATGGCTCTCCGACAGCAACGCCAGGGTACGTCGGGTGGGCGTGGAAGCCGCTCGGAGCCGGAAGGCGCTGGAGACCGCC comes from the Limnochorda pilosa genome and includes:
- a CDS encoding DUF2203 domain-containing protein encodes the protein MSGTRHFTVDEANRLIPFLRQELLRLKALVRSAQETYRELEVIKAVGADESGRLVMLADYKDARRRLRALGDEAGALVEGIHRRGCELKDVELGLVDFPALLDGREVLLCWRMDEDEVRHYHDPAAGYAGRKPLPPAPGSEPSRGG
- a CDS encoding LolA-like protein, whose amino-acid sequence is MGPPKGRVVKVLAVLVLFAWIARVEAAVQPLRPDEVPEALARVAHANRIYDRDMTVRQEYDVRALLMRWQFTGTVRKEGAEAHVELQGAPSFFPEDLSTTLFDVAQWLETFDVEYQGLEAVEGRTHHVFRGEPRRDDGSSTRWGTIWVDPETFLIDRILVQYWWGRVTIQQGFRTEGEYVLLDRQSARIDPLGIRAEVRWKDYRFVDRR
- the rnhA gene encoding ribonuclease HI; the protein is MAGAVSRLASNQEKGPVVRIYTDGACSGNPGPGGWAAVLLYGQKVKELSGFEAETTNQRMELRAAVEALSALTRPCRVDLYSDSAYLVNAFRQGWVERWLANGWRTARKEPVENQDLWHRLVELTGRHRVQWLKVRGHAQVPWNERCDQLARQAIRTGVRGAPEGE